GGACGATGGCGACCAGTTGAACTGGGTTAAACTGACCCATGGCGACCAGGACATCATCCTGGTCAGCGAGCAGGGGCGCGGCATTCGCTTCAACGAGGAAGATGTGCGCCCCATGGGCCGGTCGGCGGCCGGGGTGAAAGCAATGAGCCTGGACGACTGGGACCACATCGCCGGAGCCGACGTGGTAACGCCAGACGACGACTTGTTGGTTATCACCGAAAAGGGGTATGGCAAACGCACGCCGTTGGATGAATACCGGCAGCAGGGCCGCTATGGGCAGGGGGTGCGGGCGATGATTTTAACGCCAGAACGCACCGGAAAAATTGTCAACGCGCGGGTAGTAACCACCGGTGACGAAGTGACCTGTATCTCGGCCAACGGCATCATCTTGCGCACCGGGGCCAATACCATTTCGCAGCAAAGCCGCTTAACGCAAGGCGTGCGGGTGATGGACTTGCGCGTCGGCGACTCCGTGGCCTCGGTTGCCGTGCTGCGGGAAGGGATGTTGTCGCGCGCCAATGGTCACGAAGAAACCAATGGTCACGAAGAAACCAATGGTCACGAAGAAACCAATGGTCAGCAAGAGAACAACGGACACGAGGAAAATGGGGAAACGGCCGTGCCACAACCCGACACGCCGTCAACGGAACAATAAAGAGCAGCGGGTGGCGAGCAGCTGGTAAGAACCCTGGCTGCTCGCCACCCACTGCTCGCTCTACTTGGCAAAACCAACGGCCCGCGTTTCGCGGATCACCGTCACCTGAATCTGGCCCGGATACTGCATACTGTCTTCAATGGTGCGGGCAATGTCCTTAGACAGGCGCATCGCCCCCAGGTCGTCAATCGCCCCCGGCTTCACCAGAATACGAATCTCGCGTCCGGCCTGCAAGGCATAGGCGCTTTCCACACCCTCATACGAGGTAGCAATGTCTTCCAGAGTACGCACCCGCTTGATGTAATTCTCCAGGCTCTCGCGCGCGCCCCCGGCCGCGCCCCAGAAATAGCGTCGGCCGTTTCCACAATGATCGCTTCCACCGACTCTTGCTCCACTTCGTGATGGTGGGAGGCAATGGCGTTGACGACAATAGGCGGCACGCGGAAACGCTTGGCAAATTCCGCGCCCAGCATGGCGTGGGTCCCTTCTTGTTCGTGGTCCATCGCTTTGCCCAGGTCATGCAGCAGGGCGCCCATTTTCGCCATTTCCACGTTGGCGCCCAGCTCAGAGGCCAATACTGAAGCGATTTTGGCCGCTTCCACCGAATGGTGCAGTTGATTCTGACCGTAGGAAGTGCGGTACTTCAGGCGGCCCAACATGCGCAAGATTTGCGGATTGAGGCCGTGGACGTTGGCCTCGTAGGCGGCCTGTTCGCCAGCTTCTTTGATGATTTGTTCCACTTCTTTGCTGGCGTCTTTCAGCAGTTTTTCGATGCGGGCGGGATGGATACGGCCGTCCACAATCAGCTTCTCCAACGCCCGGCGGGCAATCTCGCGGCGCACGGGGTCAAAACTGGAGACCGTCACCGCTTCGGGGGTGTCGTCCACCACAATGTCTACTCCGGCTGCCTGCTCAAAGGCGCGGATATTACGGCCGTTCCGACCAATAATCCGCCCCTTCATTTCCTCATTGGGCAGCGGAACCACGGAAACCGTCATCTCGGCCACCTGGTCACTGGCAATGCGCTGCATCGCCATGGCAATCAGATTCCGCGCTTTGGCATCGGCCGTTTCGCGCGCTTCGTCTTCTACCTCGCGCATCACGCGGGCCATATCCTGACGCGCTTCTTTTTCCACCTCAGCGAGCAGCACGTCTCTGGCCTGTTCCACCGTCATATCGGCCACTTCTTGCAGCTTCTGGCGCTGAAGTTCTTCCTCTTGCAGCAAATCGTTAAAACTTTTATCCAGGCGACTTTGCCGCTTGTTTAGCTTTTGTTCTCGTTGTTCCAGTTTGACAGCCTGCCGGTCTTGGGCGGCGCTGCGATTGTCTACCCGCTCTTCCGCTTTTGCCAGGTCGTCATACCGTTTTTCAATCACCTTTTCCGCCTCCAAACGAAGCTGTTTGGCTTCGTTGGCAGCGGTACTTAAAATTTGCTCAGACTCTCTTTCAGTCGCCTCTCGGCGACGTTCCAGCTCTTCGTTAAATTGCTGTAAGGCCTCTTCTGTGCGGGGCTTTAAAACGTACCACACCACCGCCGCAGCCACGGCCGCGCCAATGATGACCCCAATCAAGATGCCTAGCCATAATCCTCCGGGCATGTTTGTTCTCCTTAAAAAGTGGATGCAGGCCGGCCCATTTTGCTAGATGCGCCAGACCTGTTAAGGTGCTTCAGGTTTGCAGTTTTTACTTGGGCGTACACGGCCGCAGCCGGGCACCCCAGGGTGGTTAGACCATTCATTCAAAATCGTCACGCGCTGCCGGAACGCCTACTTCCGTCCATAAAGCATCTGTTGTGACGCGAATTACATCGTAAGGGAAGCCGCGGCGCTGCAAATATTGGCCCAATTTGCGCTTAAATTCTTGTTCCGGCAGATGGGCCAGTTGATGGACTTTTTTGGCAGCGGCTTGTTGGGCGACGGCCGTTTCATCTATTGGCTGTAAGACCTGGTCTATCAACGCCGAGTCCAGCCCTTTTTGCTGCAGCTCTTGCCGCAGCGCCAATTGGCCCCGTGGCCGAAACGTCTCTCTTTGTTCCAGCCAATACCGGGCAAACTGTTCATCGTCCAGGAGCTGCACGGCCGTTAACCGTTCAACTGCCGCAGCAATGGCCGTGTCTGAATATCCTTTTTTCTGCAAGTGTCGTTGGACCTCGGCCTGGCTGCGCGGACGGTAGCTTAAAAAATGGGCCGCACTCGTACGCGCCTGTTCAACTGCATCTACGTCCTGCAAAGCAGCCACATCGGCAGCCGAAAGCGTCTGGCCGACATGCAGGTTAGCGGCGGCGGCATACGCCAGACCAAAGGCGAATTCGTCGTCCAGATAGACGTTCACCCGGTCCTGGCTGCGTTTCTGGACCTTAAGTGCGGTGATAATACCCATTTTAAATGAAAAAACGGCCGTGTCCTTCGTCACCACGGCCGTTCCTGAAAACGCAATCGGTGTAGCCCTACAGCTACTCGAAAAGTCTGTTACCGACAAATATGAGCTTGTTAGCCAAAAAAACCGCCTGAACAGCCGCCGTTCTAACGCGGACTCAGGAAAACGGCCGACTATTTACATGATGTTACGCCAAAAACGGCGCTACCTTGCTCAATTGTCTGGTGTTGTCGCTAACCCAAGAAGAAAACCCGTCTCTCTCAGGTGATTGATTTATTTTTAACAGAATGATCCACGTTCAGTTTTTGCCAATGGCCTTGTCAATTCTCAACAAACCGACAGCAAATAAAGATTAACGAATAAATGTGTCGGCCTCGACCGCCCGCTTAAGCGCCGGTAATCCAGCCGCTTCGCGGACCAGATCTTCCAACGTCTGCAACATGGCCGGATTTTCGGCCAGGAATACTTTGGCGTTTTCGCGCCCCTGGCCTAACAAAGTCTCTTCATACCGGAAATAAGCGCCACGTTTATTTACTATCTCGTGAATAACCGCCAGGTCCAACACGTCACCCGTTTTGGAAATGCCTTCATTATACATGATATCAAATTCGCATTCGGTAAACGGCGCGGCTACTTTATTTTTCTTAACCTTTATCTTGGTCCGGTTCCCCACCACGTCATTGCCAGCCTTGATGGCCTGAATGCGGCGAATGTCTATACGCACCGAAGCGTAAAATTTCAGCGCGTTACCACCGCTGGTCGTTTCTGGGTTGCCAAACATCACGCCAATTTTGGAGCGCAGTTGGTTAGTGAAAATGACGATGGTATTGGTCTGCTTGATGG
This genomic stretch from Candidatus Leptovillus gracilis harbors:
- a CDS encoding RecX family transcriptional regulator, yielding MVTKDTAVFSFKMGIITALKVQKRSQDRVNVYLDDEFAFGLAYAAAANLHVGQTLSAADVAALQDVDAVEQARTSAAHFLSYRPRSQAEVQRHLQKKGYSDTAIAAAVERLTAVQLLDDEQFARYWLEQRETFRPRGQLALRQELQQKGLDSALIDQVLQPIDETAVAQQAAAKKVHQLAHLPEQEFKRKLGQYLQRRGFPYDVIRVTTDALWTEVGVPAARDDFE